A window from Xiphophorus maculatus strain JP 163 A unplaced genomic scaffold, X_maculatus-5.0-male Unplaced_Scaffold_BN000196F, whole genome shotgun sequence encodes these proteins:
- the LOC111607936 gene encoding HEPACAM family member 2-like, whose product MFSGESITLTCEVQGGGTTEWTCEWRRSGSIIHKTDSKDWTFIVSESSSGNYMCQCRSRDDWYSSTQRSETIRLSVSRDKPGAKLTAGSSTIPVGGSVTLSCSVEPSAGWKYKWFRRTSDSSFVEFSRNNEENREITVTQGGIYKCDGKRGNPSFYSHSSLENIIEIMFSNKVFVTRQPNGSHVFSGESITLTCEVQGGETTEWTCEWRRSGS is encoded by the exons ATGTTCAGTGGTGAGTCGATCACTCTGACATGTGAGGTCCAGGGAGGAGGAACCACTGAGTGGACGTGTGAATGGAGGAGATCTGGGTCAATAATACACAAGACAGACAGTAAAGACTGGACTTTCATTGTCTCTGAGTCCAGCAGTGGAAACTACATGTGTCAGTGTAGAAGCAGAGATGACTGGTATTCTTCAACACAGAGGAGTGAAACCATCAGACTGTCTGTATCAA GAGATAAACCTGGAGCCAAACTGACAGCAGGTTCATCAACCataccagtagggggcagtgtgacactgagctgctcagtggagccctctgctggatggaagtACAAATGGTTCAGGCGGACCTCAGATTCTTCTTTTGTtgaattcagcagaaataatgaagaaaacagagaaatcactgTGACACAAGGAGGAATCTATAAGTGTGATGGAAAGAGAGGAAATCCCTCATTCTACAGTCATTCAAGCCTTGAGAACATCATTGAAATAATGT TTTCCAACAAGGTTTTTGTGACTCGACAACCAAACGGTTCTCATGTCTTCAGTGGTGAGTCGATCACTCTGACATGTGAGGTCCAGGGAGGAGAAACCACTGAGTGGACGTGTGAATGGAGGAGATCTGGGTCATAA